The following are encoded in a window of Clostridium thermarum genomic DNA:
- a CDS encoding NADH-quinone oxidoreductase subunit B family protein has translation MALSLFSNIMDKSPWVVHVNCNSCNGCDIEYLACITPLYDAERFGVKNIGSPKHADIMLVTGSVNHKNVSVLKNIYDQIPEPKAVVAVGACACSGGIFHDCYNVIGGVDKILPVDVYVSGCCPKPESIMDGILEAAAIVEKRRRELKNKEVAATK, from the coding sequence ATGGCACTATCTTTGTTTTCAAATATTATGGACAAGTCTCCTTGGGTTGTTCATGTAAATTGTAATAGTTGTAATGGCTGTGATATAGAATATTTGGCCTGCATAACGCCACTTTATGATGCAGAAAGATTCGGAGTTAAGAATATCGGTTCTCCAAAGCACGCTGACATAATGCTAGTTACCGGATCCGTAAACCATAAAAATGTAAGTGTATTAAAGAATATATATGACCAGATACCGGAACCAAAGGCAGTGGTAGCGGTAGGGGCATGTGCCTGCTCAGGAGGGATCTTCCATGACTGCTACAATGTAATTGGCGGTGTAGATAAAATACTACCGGTAGACGTATATGTTTCCGGCTGCTGCCCAAAACCGGAATCAATCATGGATGGAATTTTAGAGGCAGCAGCAATAGTGGAAAAAAGAAGAAGGGAACTAAAGAATAAGGAGGTAGCAGCGACAAAATGA
- a CDS encoding complex I subunit 1 family protein: MKSLIITIITVILSPILGCILTGLDRKITAKLQSRVGPPLLQPLYDLLKLLSKENIVVTRFQNFYAVNYLIFIVAAVVMLMLGMDLLMILFVFTIGNIALIVGAAATGSPYSKLGSKREVINMIVYEPILILFIVGVYIVTGSFRTFRVMSFDKPLIMYIPLIFITMLVIMLIKFKKSPFDFSGSHEAHQELVRGIYTEFSGIGLALIELAHWYEYTLLLGMMFLFFANNIFGGLAVVLVTLTFVTLADNITARVKWQWMLKLVWPVLSGLCVVNLVYLFVVKSL, from the coding sequence ATGAAGAGCTTAATAATAACTATAATTACAGTAATTCTTTCGCCAATTTTAGGATGTATTTTAACGGGCTTGGATAGAAAAATAACTGCCAAGCTTCAGAGCAGAGTAGGTCCTCCATTGCTGCAACCCTTATATGATTTGTTGAAATTACTTAGCAAGGAAAATATAGTGGTTACAAGGTTTCAGAACTTTTATGCGGTGAACTATTTGATTTTTATAGTTGCCGCCGTAGTAATGCTTATGTTGGGTATGGACCTGTTGATGATACTGTTTGTATTTACTATAGGCAATATCGCTCTGATAGTTGGAGCGGCTGCTACAGGCTCACCTTACAGCAAGCTGGGAAGCAAAAGAGAAGTAATAAATATGATCGTATATGAGCCTATACTCATCCTCTTTATTGTTGGAGTTTATATAGTAACCGGCTCCTTCAGAACTTTCAGAGTTATGAGCTTTGATAAGCCGCTTATCATGTATATACCGCTAATATTTATTACAATGCTGGTAATTATGCTGATAAAGTTTAAAAAGTCACCCTTTGACTTCTCAGGTTCACACGAAGCCCACCAGGAGCTTGTAAGAGGAATATATACGGAGTTTTCCGGTATAGGCCTGGCACTCATAGAGCTGGCACACTGGTATGAGTATACCCTCTTATTGGGGATGATGTTTCTGTTCTTTGCCAACAATATTTTTGGTGGTTTAGCAGTTGTATTGGTCACTCTTACGTTTGTAACACTGGCAGATAACATTACTGCAAGGGTTAAATGGCAGTGGATGCTGAAATTAGTTTGGCCGGTATTGAGCGGATTGTGTGTAGTAAATTTAGTATATCTATTTGTAGTTAAATCTTTGTAG
- a CDS encoding NADH-quinone oxidoreductase subunit L has protein sequence MLVLLPVVVGLVFLVSKKGYYKPLACMLSVICAILAVMVLINGPTRFEVNGSLYKAVEAGIIFLEAAIAIFFIYVSLKHKRFAVLVLSILQLLVLTYTVVFSEGEHSAFINIDKLSIVMLAIINIIGTLIIVFANGYMDIYEHHRHMKSRQRLFYFVVAEFIGAMNALVICDSLSWVLFFWEVTTLVSFILISYNQDEEAFNSGFRALGLNLIGGLAFSIGNILLGSQLGITTLTGISEKGALSGLSLIPIFLLCMAGFVKSAQFPFQSWLLGAMVAPTPVSALLHSSTMVKAGVFLIIKLSPAYAGTWLGTSIAMFGGFCFLLCAAIAISQSNAKRVLAYSTISNLGLIICTAGMGTAMGVSAAIILLIFHAISKALLFLTTGQTEHVINSRNIDDMTGLIKVAPGLTLIMAFGIISMILPPFGVLVTKWLSIEASAVNPPLVILLAFGSAFTNVYYIRWISAILSAPIKKLNLSKDADKTIYVPLIILCFSVIATSIGMAPIYNELVSPEVNYILHEKSTLAVDGGKVISEFGTFNNTLVLASILVIIVIYAIIKYVVAAPVKIKPVYMCGENNREGSKKGFRTFDGSTEHTDVSNLYLERVFNEQKLNYFAYIVSGLALMSMLIGGLL, from the coding sequence TTGCTAGTACTATTACCTGTAGTTGTTGGGCTAGTCTTTCTAGTTTCAAAGAAAGGATATTATAAGCCATTAGCCTGTATGTTATCAGTTATTTGCGCTATTCTGGCGGTGATGGTGCTGATAAATGGGCCAACCAGGTTTGAGGTGAATGGAAGCTTATACAAGGCTGTAGAGGCAGGAATAATATTCCTTGAAGCCGCTATTGCCATATTTTTTATTTACGTGAGCTTAAAGCACAAAAGGTTTGCTGTGCTAGTTTTGAGTATTTTGCAACTTCTGGTGCTTACTTATACAGTAGTATTTTCTGAGGGAGAACATTCAGCCTTTATAAACATAGATAAGTTATCTATTGTAATGCTTGCAATAATTAATATAATTGGAACCTTAATAATTGTTTTTGCCAATGGGTATATGGATATATATGAGCACCACAGACATATGAAAAGCAGGCAAAGGTTGTTTTACTTTGTAGTGGCGGAATTTATCGGTGCTATGAATGCATTGGTTATATGTGATTCACTAAGCTGGGTACTATTCTTTTGGGAAGTTACCACTTTGGTTTCCTTTATTTTGATCAGTTATAACCAGGACGAAGAAGCATTTAACAGTGGGTTTAGAGCTCTAGGTTTAAACCTTATAGGAGGTTTGGCCTTTTCAATAGGAAATATTTTATTAGGTAGCCAGTTAGGCATAACCACCCTAACAGGTATAAGCGAAAAAGGAGCTCTATCCGGGCTTAGCCTTATTCCGATTTTTCTGCTTTGCATGGCAGGCTTTGTAAAGAGTGCGCAGTTTCCCTTCCAGAGTTGGCTTTTAGGTGCCATGGTAGCGCCTACACCGGTTTCTGCTCTGTTGCACTCCAGTACCATGGTAAAGGCAGGAGTATTCTTAATTATTAAACTTTCACCGGCCTATGCGGGAACATGGCTTGGAACATCCATAGCTATGTTTGGTGGTTTTTGCTTTTTATTATGTGCCGCTATAGCTATTTCACAAAGCAATGCTAAAAGAGTGCTTGCTTATTCAACTATATCCAATTTAGGTCTTATAATATGTACAGCAGGAATGGGTACGGCCATGGGCGTATCTGCAGCAATAATACTGTTGATATTCCATGCCATATCAAAAGCCCTGCTATTCTTGACAACTGGACAAACAGAGCATGTAATAAACAGCAGAAATATTGATGATATGACAGGGCTTATCAAGGTTGCTCCGGGTCTTACGCTGATTATGGCCTTTGGTATTATATCCATGATATTACCTCCTTTTGGGGTTTTGGTGACAAAGTGGCTTTCTATAGAGGCTTCTGCAGTAAATCCACCATTGGTAATTCTTTTGGCCTTTGGAAGCGCTTTTACTAATGTTTATTATATCCGCTGGATTTCTGCTATTTTATCAGCACCTATAAAGAAATTAAACCTGTCAAAGGATGCTGATAAAACTATATATGTTCCTCTAATAATACTGTGTTTTTCAGTTATTGCTACAAGTATAGGTATGGCTCCCATATACAATGAACTTGTATCTCCGGAAGTAAATTATATACTGCATGAAAAGAGTACCCTGGCAGTGGACGGAGGAAAGGTAATATCAGAGTTCGGTACCTTTAATAATACTTTGGTCCTAGCTTCCATACTGGTGATAATTGTGATATATGCAATAATAAAGTATGTGGTTGCAGCACCGGTAAAGATAAAACCTGTATATATGTGTGGAGAGAACAACAGAGAAGGAAGTAAAAAAGGTTTCAGGACCTTCGATGGAAGCACAGAACACACCGACGTATCAAACCTTTACCTTGAAAGGGTATTTAACGAGCAGAAGTTGAATTATTTTGCATATATAGTTTCTGGACTTGCGCTTATGAGCATGCTGATAGGAGGATTGCTATGA